A region of Thermodesulfobacteriota bacterium DNA encodes the following proteins:
- a CDS encoding nucleoside deaminase translates to MNYEYFMKKALILAEKALLKGEFPVGCVMVYQNKVLASGSRIHSKGRDINETDHAEIIALQQLADKKNIEKSKVSVFCNLEPCLMCYGALILSGIGEIVYAYEDVMGGGTNCDLSVLPPLYKNTRISIIPHILRNESLQLFKIYFSNPETHYWQGSLLETFTLGQ, encoded by the coding sequence ATGAATTATGAATATTTCATGAAAAAAGCGCTGATCCTGGCGGAAAAAGCGTTATTAAAGGGCGAATTTCCGGTGGGATGTGTGATGGTGTATCAAAACAAGGTGTTGGCTTCAGGTTCACGAATTCATTCGAAAGGAAGGGATATTAACGAAACAGATCATGCTGAAATAATTGCATTGCAGCAACTTGCCGATAAAAAAAATATTGAAAAAAGCAAAGTGTCGGTTTTTTGCAACCTGGAGCCATGTCTGATGTGCTATGGCGCCCTTATCTTAAGCGGCATTGGTGAAATCGTTTATGCCTATGAAGATGTAATGGGGGGCGGGACAAACTGTGACCTGTCGGTACTTCCCCCATTGTATAAAAATACCCGTATATCAATAATCCCGCACATATTACGAAACGAGAGCTTACAACTTTTTAAGATTTATTTCTCAAACCCTGAAACTCATTATTGGCAAGGCAGCCTTTTAGAGACATTTACCCTCGGCCAGTAA
- the infC gene encoding translation initiation factor IF-3: MSNRIKVNQNIRAKEVRVIDPEGNQVGVIPTYRALAAAADHGLDLVEISPNADPPVCKIMDYGRYKYEQTKKKQEAKKKQTTFQLKEIKVRPKTGEHDLMVKIGHIKKFIEKKDKVKVTVIFRGREITLSELGRKVLDQIVEKTDDIAVVEQSPKFEGRTLIMVLAPK; this comes from the coding sequence ATTTCAAACAGGATAAAAGTAAATCAAAACATCAGAGCAAAAGAGGTAAGAGTCATTGATCCCGAAGGCAATCAAGTCGGGGTTATCCCGACATACAGGGCGCTTGCAGCCGCTGCTGACCATGGTCTTGACCTGGTTGAAATCTCACCCAATGCAGATCCACCTGTTTGCAAGATAATGGATTATGGCCGCTACAAGTATGAACAGACTAAAAAGAAACAGGAAGCAAAAAAGAAACAGACCACATTTCAACTCAAAGAAATAAAAGTACGCCCAAAGACCGGCGAACATGATTTAATGGTTAAAATTGGGCACATAAAAAAATTTATCGAAAAAAAAGACAAGGTAAAGGTCACTGTCATTTTCAGAGGCCGAGAAATCACGCTTTCCGAGCTGGGCAGGAAGGTCCTTGATCAGATCGTGGAAAAAACAGATGATATCGCTGTAGTTGAGCAAAGCCCAAAATTTGAGGGGCGGACTTTAATTATGGTTTTAGCACCCAAATAG
- the rpmI gene encoding 50S ribosomal protein L35 gives MPKIKTNRAAAKRFKKTGTGKFVFSKSHGSHILTKKTTKRKRSLRQGQIIDKSNQKELKLLLPNG, from the coding sequence ATGCCGAAAATTAAAACAAATCGAGCAGCGGCAAAGCGTTTTAAAAAAACCGGGACCGGTAAGTTCGTTTTTTCAAAATCCCATGGGAGCCATATATTAACCAAAAAGACGACCAAACGGAAACGTTCTTTGCGGCAAGGTCAGATTATAGATAAATCCAATCAAAAAGAACTGAAGCTGTTGCTCCCAAATGGTTAG
- the rplT gene encoding 50S ribosomal protein L20, with protein sequence MMRVKRGFKARKRRKKVLKLAKGFRGGRSKLFRTAADAVDKALMYAYRDRRTRKRDFRRLWIARINAAARMNNLSYSKFIHGLKLANVRLDRKVLAELAVSDPSGFSKIASLASQQV encoded by the coding sequence ATAATGCGTGTGAAAAGAGGTTTTAAAGCAAGAAAACGCCGAAAAAAGGTTTTAAAATTGGCCAAAGGATTTCGCGGGGGACGCAGTAAATTATTTCGTACCGCCGCAGATGCAGTAGATAAGGCACTTATGTATGCATATCGAGACCGCAGAACGCGTAAGCGGGATTTCCGAAGACTCTGGATCGCTCGAATTAATGCTGCCGCGCGTATGAATAATTTGTCTTACAGCAAATTTATACACGGGTTAAAGCTTGCTAACGTCAGGCTTGACCGAAAAGTTCTTGCCGAACTGGCCGTGTCCGACCCTTCCGGGTTTTCAAAAATAGCCAGCCTGGCATCACAGCAGGTGTAG
- the pheS gene encoding phenylalanine--tRNA ligase subunit alpha, with protein sequence MQKTIEQIHQEAIHELEAAAEAEVVRALSVRYLGRKGAITSFLRNISKLPPEKRPEAGKKANETKKTLDKLFKQALKRLDKRAVDTDDYIDVSLPGRTPFAGSMHPITQITRLICDIFTNLGFDIVEGPEVEADYYNFEALNIPKNHPARDMQDTFYISDDVVLRTHTSPVQIRTMENRTPPVRIIAPGKVYRCDSDLTHTPMFHQVEGLLVDQNVSFGDLKGTLTTFVHRMFDDRISLRFRPSFFPFTEPSAEVDILCVMCRGKGCRVCSQTGWLEVLGAGMVHPALFENVGYDPSRFTGFAFGMGIDRIAMLKYGIDDIRKYFDNDLRFLRQF encoded by the coding sequence GTGCAAAAAACAATAGAACAAATTCATCAGGAAGCCATACATGAGCTTGAAGCCGCTGCGGAGGCTGAAGTTGTTCGTGCGCTTTCGGTCCGATATCTGGGCCGAAAGGGGGCGATTACTTCCTTTCTAAGGAATATATCCAAGTTACCACCCGAAAAGAGGCCTGAAGCTGGAAAAAAGGCCAATGAGACAAAAAAAACGCTGGATAAACTATTCAAACAGGCCTTAAAACGCTTGGACAAGCGTGCTGTTGATACCGACGACTATATTGATGTCTCCCTTCCCGGGAGGACACCGTTTGCGGGCTCTATGCATCCCATCACGCAGATCACCCGGCTGATATGTGATATTTTTACCAATTTGGGATTTGATATTGTTGAAGGGCCGGAAGTTGAAGCAGATTATTATAATTTTGAAGCCTTGAATATTCCAAAGAATCATCCGGCAAGGGATATGCAGGATACGTTCTACATTTCGGATGATGTCGTTCTTAGAACGCATACCTCCCCTGTGCAAATCAGAACAATGGAAAACCGGACTCCTCCGGTGAGAATTATCGCACCGGGTAAGGTTTACCGGTGCGATTCCGATCTGACGCATACCCCCATGTTTCACCAGGTTGAAGGTCTGCTGGTAGATCAAAACGTTTCTTTCGGAGATTTAAAAGGAACACTTACCACCTTTGTGCACCGGATGTTTGACGATCGGATCAGCCTCAGATTCCGTCCCAGTTTTTTCCCTTTTACGGAACCGAGTGCTGAAGTAGATATTTTATGTGTCATGTGCAGAGGGAAAGGGTGCAGGGTTTGTTCCCAAACAGGGTGGCTCGAAGTGCTTGGCGCCGGCATGGTTCACCCTGCGCTTTTTGAAAATGTCGGATACGACCCCTCCCGGTTTACCGGGTTTGCCTTTGGCATGGGTATTGATCGTATTGCCATGCTGAAATACGGTATTGACGACATCAGAAAATACTTTGACAATGATTTAAGGTTCTTAAGGCAGTTTTAG
- the pheT gene encoding phenylalanine--tRNA ligase subunit beta, translating to MKASIGWLNDYTPINMDVHSLANALTMAGLEVEAVTDRFGYLDKVVVGRIVEIEPHPNADKLKLVKVDVGRQTLAVVCGAPNVSHDILAPVALPGTVFPNGFTLEKSIIRKVESEGMICSEAELELGKDKSGIMILSPSLPVGEKLSKALKLSDAVIEVDLTPNRPDCLSMIGIAREICGIQKTKIKYPDMSLDDPTDDISGLASVTIKDPDHCPRYAARLLTDITVGPSPFWLADRLLSVGLKPINNIVDITNFVLMETGQPLHAFDYDRLAENRIVVRRANEGELFTTLDMNERKLTADMLMICDGEKPVAVGGVMGGLNSEIEETTTKVLIESAYFDPISIRKTSKKLGLNTEASHRFERGVDPEGTVPALNRAARLMVEIGGGKLVKGIIDEYPKKIPPKTIRLKISKTNRLLGTQLSRDDIKELLESIGLSVKKNDADTLTVVPPSFRVDIERPEDLMEEVARLSGYNNIPTTFPSIPAKARKPMKQLDTRRRILQLMTGFGFCETINYSFINSLSCDRLNLPTDDYRRNTVDIINPLTEDQTVMRTSLVPGLLETAYRNISKQQKNLKLFEMGKIYIKKDEDSLPEETEMLAGLWTGVRLDDSWYAKETPCDFFDLKGAVEGLLKGLSIDSIRFSGLANDLCVYTKPGYTAEIFSAKEHLGLVGEIHPLVLGNFNLKQAVYIFELSLDRLNALLPDTRQSKPIPKFPAVSRDITVIVNQNTESGAILECIQNIQEQLVESMHLFDVFAGDPIPPGKKSVSIRVTYRSNKKTLEDEDVGHIHKAMTDRLIKEFDAGLPE from the coding sequence ATGAAAGCAAGTATAGGCTGGTTGAACGATTATACCCCCATTAACATGGATGTGCATTCCCTTGCCAATGCCCTTACCATGGCCGGGCTGGAAGTTGAGGCGGTGACCGACCGGTTTGGCTACCTGGACAAAGTGGTTGTCGGCCGGATTGTTGAAATCGAACCTCACCCGAATGCGGATAAATTGAAACTTGTTAAGGTGGACGTGGGCCGTCAAACACTTGCTGTGGTATGCGGTGCTCCCAATGTTTCCCATGATATACTCGCGCCTGTGGCTCTGCCGGGCACCGTCTTTCCCAACGGATTTACCCTTGAAAAAAGCATCATCCGTAAGGTGGAATCCGAAGGTATGATTTGCAGTGAAGCCGAGTTGGAACTGGGAAAAGACAAAAGCGGGATAATGATCTTAAGCCCCTCTTTACCTGTCGGAGAAAAATTGTCAAAGGCGCTTAAACTTTCGGACGCGGTGATTGAAGTGGATCTGACTCCGAACAGGCCCGATTGTCTCAGTATGATCGGAATCGCACGGGAAATTTGCGGGATTCAAAAAACAAAGATTAAATACCCGGATATGAGCCTTGATGACCCGACAGATGATATTTCCGGGTTGGCCTCCGTTACCATTAAAGATCCGGATCACTGTCCGCGATATGCCGCCCGGCTGCTAACCGATATTACTGTTGGTCCCTCTCCTTTCTGGCTTGCCGACCGCCTGCTGTCTGTTGGTTTGAAACCGATAAACAACATTGTAGATATTACCAATTTTGTCTTAATGGAGACCGGCCAGCCCCTTCATGCTTTTGACTATGATCGTCTGGCTGAAAACAGAATCGTGGTGCGCCGGGCAAATGAAGGTGAATTGTTTACCACCCTTGATATGAATGAACGGAAGCTGACCGCAGACATGCTGATGATCTGTGATGGCGAGAAACCGGTTGCTGTCGGCGGTGTCATGGGCGGACTCAATTCAGAAATTGAAGAGACAACCACCAAAGTCCTTATTGAAAGTGCGTATTTTGATCCTATCAGTATTAGGAAAACTTCAAAAAAGCTGGGGCTTAACACGGAAGCTTCCCATCGTTTTGAACGTGGGGTGGACCCGGAGGGGACTGTTCCAGCGTTGAACAGGGCTGCCCGGCTAATGGTAGAAATCGGCGGCGGCAAATTAGTTAAAGGAATCATTGATGAATATCCAAAAAAAATTCCGCCAAAGACAATTCGCTTAAAAATAAGCAAAACCAACCGGCTCCTCGGCACCCAACTGAGCAGGGATGATATCAAGGAACTGCTGGAATCCATTGGGCTTTCAGTTAAAAAAAATGACGCAGACACCTTGACGGTGGTTCCGCCTTCTTTCCGGGTGGACATTGAACGGCCGGAAGACCTTATGGAAGAGGTGGCACGTCTTTCAGGGTATAACAATATACCGACCACCTTTCCGAGTATACCTGCCAAGGCGCGAAAACCGATGAAACAGCTCGATACCCGAAGACGTATCCTGCAACTGATGACCGGTTTCGGTTTTTGCGAAACAATCAACTATAGTTTTATAAACAGCCTGTCCTGTGACCGTCTTAATCTACCAACCGACGATTATAGAAGAAACACGGTTGATATTATAAACCCCCTTACTGAAGATCAGACGGTAATGAGGACATCCTTGGTTCCAGGTCTTCTTGAAACCGCATATCGCAACATTTCAAAACAGCAAAAGAATCTCAAGCTGTTTGAAATGGGGAAAATATATATTAAAAAAGACGAGGACAGCCTACCGGAAGAAACAGAAATGCTGGCAGGCCTCTGGACGGGTGTACGGCTGGATGATTCGTGGTATGCAAAAGAAACCCCCTGTGATTTTTTTGACCTAAAAGGGGCAGTTGAAGGGCTGCTAAAAGGCCTGAGTATCGATTCCATCCGATTCTCCGGTTTGGCGAACGATTTATGCGTTTATACAAAACCGGGATATACCGCAGAAATTTTCTCCGCCAAGGAACATTTGGGATTGGTGGGAGAGATTCACCCTCTCGTTCTTGGTAATTTTAACCTGAAGCAGGCAGTATATATTTTTGAACTTAGCCTCGACCGCCTCAATGCGCTTTTGCCTGACACCCGACAGTCAAAACCGATTCCAAAATTTCCGGCTGTTTCCCGGGATATCACCGTTATCGTTAACCAAAATACGGAATCAGGGGCCATACTCGAATGTATTCAAAACATTCAAGAACAACTGGTTGAAAGCATGCATCTTTTTGATGTTTTTGCCGGCGATCCGATTCCGCCGGGAAAAAAAAGCGTTTCTATTAGAGTGACTTACAGATCCAATAAAAAAACACTTGAAGATGAGGATGTCGGCCATATACATAAAGCAATGACAGACAGACTTATTAAAGAATTTGATGCGGGTCTGCCTGAATAA
- a CDS encoding MerR family transcriptional regulator, whose amino-acid sequence MENQPRPQIPDKLYFKIGEVSAITGLPTYVLRFWETQFTKIKPKRTSSGQRLYRKNDVKTVLTIKSLLHEKKFTIKGAVQHLKIDPTAKDKSSLSDTLKEIRLELESLRRMLGK is encoded by the coding sequence ATGGAAAATCAACCCAGGCCCCAAATACCCGATAAATTATACTTCAAAATCGGAGAAGTGAGCGCCATCACCGGGCTTCCGACATACGTACTGAGATTCTGGGAAACTCAATTCACCAAGATCAAACCCAAGCGTACCTCATCAGGTCAAAGATTATACCGGAAAAATGATGTCAAGACGGTTTTAACCATTAAAAGCCTTTTGCACGAAAAAAAATTTACCATTAAAGGGGCGGTACAGCATTTAAAGATCGATCCCACGGCCAAAGACAAATCGTCGCTCTCTGATACATTAAAAGAAATACGTTTGGAGCTTGAAAGCCTCCGTCGCATGCTGGGTAAATGA
- the rimP gene encoding ribosome maturation factor RimP, protein MKKYKKSKNKKLGSRGNAFPVENRIKIAATVKDLAEPLCESEGIELVYVEYQPEAAGMILRLYIDKPQGVTIDDCTYISRQLGDILDVNLEGAGAYRLEVSSPGPDRPLWKKNDFDRFKGNLARIKTSHPFDGQKNFKGILLGISDEKVKLMVDNKNVAIPLGEIARARLVNYGENRCL, encoded by the coding sequence GTGAAAAAATATAAAAAAAGCAAAAATAAAAAGCTTGGCTCCAGGGGAAATGCGTTTCCTGTGGAAAACAGGATAAAAATAGCAGCCACTGTAAAAGATCTGGCTGAACCATTATGCGAAAGTGAGGGAATCGAACTTGTTTATGTTGAGTATCAGCCGGAGGCAGCAGGGATGATACTCAGGCTTTATATAGACAAACCACAAGGGGTGACGATAGATGATTGCACTTACATCAGTCGTCAGCTAGGCGATATCCTGGATGTAAATCTTGAAGGCGCCGGGGCATACAGGTTGGAAGTTTCATCCCCCGGGCCTGACCGCCCGCTGTGGAAAAAAAATGACTTCGACAGATTCAAGGGAAACCTTGCCAGGATAAAGACATCTCACCCTTTTGACGGGCAAAAAAATTTTAAAGGAATTCTGCTTGGTATATCAGATGAAAAAGTAAAACTGATGGTTGATAACAAAAATGTCGCCATTCCATTGGGGGAAATTGCAAGAGCGCGGCTGGTGAATTACGGAGAAAATCGATGTTTATAA
- the nusA gene encoding transcription termination factor NusA — translation MFITDIKHVVDQVSRDKGIDRDILIQALEEALKSAARKKYGNQIDIEVQYNEEVGEIEVFQFKEVVEEITEPDLQIGLEEGRKLDAECEIGDSLGTKMDTSTFGRIAAQSAKQVIIQKIKDAEKVAIYSSFVTRKGEIINGIVQRIDRGDIIVNIGQTEGILPAREQVPRESYRRGDRIRAYILDVLEDTRGPQIVLSRTHPNFLINLFKTEVPEINEGIVNIMGAAREPGVRAKFAVASTSSDIDPVGACVGMKGSRVQNVVQELRGEKIDIISWHVDPAKFVCNALAPAEISRVIIDEDNRSMEVIVPDEFLSIAIGKKGQNVRLASKLSGWHLDVKSETLYSEAMKSGYESLVALPGIGVSMADALYEKGLFSAEEISNASVEDLTQIRGIGEGKAEKLISAATELVKMAAEKDETEDVSEDKSEDITENKPNDKET, via the coding sequence ATGTTTATAACAGATATAAAACATGTCGTTGACCAGGTAAGTCGAGATAAAGGTATCGACCGTGATATCCTGATCCAGGCACTTGAAGAAGCCTTAAAATCTGCGGCCAGGAAAAAATACGGAAATCAAATTGATATTGAAGTACAGTATAATGAAGAGGTTGGTGAAATAGAGGTTTTCCAGTTTAAAGAAGTCGTAGAGGAAATAACTGAACCTGACCTCCAGATTGGCCTTGAAGAGGGACGTAAACTTGATGCGGAGTGTGAGATTGGCGACAGTCTCGGAACAAAAATGGACACCAGCACTTTTGGTCGAATCGCTGCCCAGTCAGCCAAACAGGTGATTATCCAGAAAATTAAGGATGCGGAAAAAGTTGCCATCTATTCAAGCTTTGTCACTCGAAAGGGTGAAATTATAAACGGAATTGTCCAGCGCATTGATCGTGGTGACATTATTGTTAATATTGGCCAAACAGAGGGTATTCTTCCGGCGCGGGAACAGGTGCCAAGAGAAAGCTACAGACGAGGTGATCGCATAAGGGCATATATACTGGACGTTTTGGAGGATACGCGTGGTCCACAGATTGTCCTGTCAAGAACTCACCCGAACTTTCTCATTAATCTGTTCAAAACAGAAGTTCCTGAAATCAACGAAGGTATTGTCAACATCATGGGAGCAGCGCGCGAACCGGGTGTTCGGGCAAAATTTGCGGTCGCCTCAACCAGCTCGGACATCGATCCTGTAGGAGCTTGTGTCGGCATGAAGGGCAGCCGTGTCCAAAACGTGGTTCAAGAGCTCAGAGGTGAAAAGATAGATATCATATCCTGGCATGTTGATCCGGCGAAATTTGTATGTAATGCTTTGGCGCCTGCTGAAATATCGAGAGTGATTATTGATGAAGATAATCGCTCCATGGAAGTCATTGTTCCGGATGAATTCCTGTCAATCGCCATCGGAAAGAAAGGACAGAATGTGCGACTGGCTTCCAAGCTGTCAGGGTGGCACCTTGACGTTAAGAGCGAGACACTATACAGCGAAGCCATGAAAAGTGGATATGAGTCTCTGGTGGCTTTGCCCGGAATAGGCGTTAGCATGGCTGATGCCCTGTATGAAAAAGGACTGTTTTCTGCTGAAGAAATCAGCAATGCCAGTGTAGAAGATTTGACCCAAATCAGGGGTATTGGTGAGGGGAAAGCCGAAAAATTAATATCCGCAGCAACGGAGCTGGTTAAAATGGCTGCAGAAAAAGATGAAACAGAAGATGTATCCGAAGATAAATCGGAAGATATAACCGAAAACAAACCCAATGATAAGGAAACCTAG